The following are encoded together in the Coffea arabica cultivar ET-39 chromosome 1c, Coffea Arabica ET-39 HiFi, whole genome shotgun sequence genome:
- the LOC113725618 gene encoding peroxidase 64-like isoform X2: MLALVFVLVISWVLSPFAAALSTNYYDHTCPEVESIITRVVKKAMMNDKTVPAALLRMHFHDCFIRSGGPSWNVPKGRKDGRISKATETVRLPDPTFNISQLQQSFSKRGLSLEDLVALSGGHTLGFAHCSSFQNRIHNFNSTHDVDPSLQPSFAASLRKVCPMHNKVRSAGSGLDSSAITFDNIYYKRIILGKSIFSSDEALSTATTTKALVSKFANSQEEFYTAFVKSMIKMSSISGSGKEIRLNCRVVN; this comes from the exons ATGCTTGCGCTAGTTTTTGTTTTGGTAATATCATGGGTGCTTTCTCCATTTGCAGCTGCACTCAGCACAAATTACTATGATCATACATGCCCAGAGGTTGAGTCAATCATCACCAGAGTAGTTAAGAAAGCTATGATGAATGACAAGACCGTTCCAGCGGCACTGCTTCGGATGCACTTCCATGACTGCTTTATTAGA TCAGGAGGTCCCAGTTGGAATGTGCCTAAAGGTAGAAAAGATGGCAGGATTTCAAAGGCCACTGAAACTGTACGACTGCCTGATCCTACCTTTAACATATCTCAATTGCAGCAAAGTTTCTCTAAGAGAGGCCTATCACTGGAAGATTTAGTGGCCCTTTCAG GAGGCCACACCCTAGGTTTCGCTCACTGCTCATCCTTCCAGAACAGAATCCACAACTTTAACTCCACTCATGATGTAGATCCCTCCTTGCAGCCATCATTTGCAGCCAGCTTGAGGAAAGTTTGCCCCATGCACAACAAGGTGAGGAGTGCAGGTTCTGGCTTGGATTCTTCGGCAATCACGTTTGACAACATATACTACAAGCGAATCATTCTAGGCAAGAGTATTTTCTCTTCAGATGAAGCTTTATCGACCGCTACAACTACAAAAGCATTGGTTTCAAAGTTCGCTAATTCCCAGGAAGAGTTTTATACAGCCTTTGTCAAGTCTATGATCAAGATGAGTAGCATAAGTGGTAGTGGAAAAGAGATCAGGTTGAATTGTAGAGTTGTTAATTAG
- the LOC113725618 gene encoding peroxidase 64-like isoform X1 encodes MLALVFVLVISWVLSPFAAALSTNYYDHTCPEVESIITRVVKKAMMNDKTVPAALLRMHFHDCFIRGCDGSVLLNSTAKNKAEKDGRRNISLHAFYVIDHAKKELESQCPGVVSCADILALVARDAVALSGGPSWNVPKGRKDGRISKATETVRLPDPTFNISQLQQSFSKRGLSLEDLVALSGGHTLGFAHCSSFQNRIHNFNSTHDVDPSLQPSFAASLRKVCPMHNKVRSAGSGLDSSAITFDNIYYKRIILGKSIFSSDEALSTATTTKALVSKFANSQEEFYTAFVKSMIKMSSISGSGKEIRLNCRVVN; translated from the exons ATGCTTGCGCTAGTTTTTGTTTTGGTAATATCATGGGTGCTTTCTCCATTTGCAGCTGCACTCAGCACAAATTACTATGATCATACATGCCCAGAGGTTGAGTCAATCATCACCAGAGTAGTTAAGAAAGCTATGATGAATGACAAGACCGTTCCAGCGGCACTGCTTCGGATGCACTTCCATGACTGCTTTATTAGA GGATGCGATGGTTCTGTGCTGCTAAACTCAACAGCTAAGAACAAAGCTGAAAAAGACGGGCGTCGAAATATTTCATTGCACGCATTCTATGTCATTGACCATGCAAAAAAAGAATTAGAATCCCAGTGCCCTGGTGTTGTCTCCTGTGCTGACATATTGGCATTGGTTGCTAGAGATGCAGTTGCACTA TCAGGAGGTCCCAGTTGGAATGTGCCTAAAGGTAGAAAAGATGGCAGGATTTCAAAGGCCACTGAAACTGTACGACTGCCTGATCCTACCTTTAACATATCTCAATTGCAGCAAAGTTTCTCTAAGAGAGGCCTATCACTGGAAGATTTAGTGGCCCTTTCAG GAGGCCACACCCTAGGTTTCGCTCACTGCTCATCCTTCCAGAACAGAATCCACAACTTTAACTCCACTCATGATGTAGATCCCTCCTTGCAGCCATCATTTGCAGCCAGCTTGAGGAAAGTTTGCCCCATGCACAACAAGGTGAGGAGTGCAGGTTCTGGCTTGGATTCTTCGGCAATCACGTTTGACAACATATACTACAAGCGAATCATTCTAGGCAAGAGTATTTTCTCTTCAGATGAAGCTTTATCGACCGCTACAACTACAAAAGCATTGGTTTCAAAGTTCGCTAATTCCCAGGAAGAGTTTTATACAGCCTTTGTCAAGTCTATGATCAAGATGAGTAGCATAAGTGGTAGTGGAAAAGAGATCAGGTTGAATTGTAGAGTTGTTAATTAG